From a single Hymenobacter sp. YIM 151500-1 genomic region:
- a CDS encoding VOC family protein, whose amino-acid sequence MLSLRLFTLKLMRILEVDLLTPDLAATARFYSEVLALPVAANEGSVAVMVGYSRLRFRAAAPGAAPFYHVAFALDFNHLLAAHEWLAARVPLLPGPAGGTLVDFPNWNAQSFYFHDATGNILECIARRGSLPSSAGSGLAGMLRGVSEVGAAVPDVPAAAELLHRTGGVPYYPPGPRLPHFTPLGDDHGLFILSAVGRGWMPTGRPAEQHVLRAVVEQSGQQLAVQFSGQGSLPTVTALPA is encoded by the coding sequence TTGCTTTCACTTCGTCTTTTCACGCTCAAGCTGATGCGCATTCTGGAAGTTGACTTGCTTACGCCCGACTTAGCAGCCACGGCCCGGTTCTACAGTGAGGTGCTGGCCCTGCCAGTAGCGGCAAATGAGGGGTCGGTAGCGGTGATGGTGGGCTACTCCCGGCTGCGGTTTCGAGCGGCGGCTCCGGGAGCGGCTCCTTTCTACCACGTGGCTTTTGCGTTGGATTTCAACCACCTGCTGGCGGCGCACGAGTGGCTGGCGGCCCGGGTGCCGCTGCTGCCGGGGCCGGCGGGCGGTACGCTGGTTGATTTTCCGAACTGGAATGCCCAATCCTTCTACTTCCACGATGCCACCGGCAACATTCTGGAGTGCATTGCCCGCCGCGGCAGCTTGCCTTCTTCGGCCGGCTCTGGCTTGGCTGGTATGCTGCGGGGTGTGAGCGAGGTGGGCGCGGCCGTGCCCGACGTGCCGGCGGCGGCCGAGCTGCTGCACCGCACCGGCGGCGTGCCCTACTACCCGCCCGGTCCGCGCCTGCCCCACTTCACCCCGCTCGGCGACGACCACGGACTGTTCATTTTGTCGGCGGTAGGGCGGGGCTGGATGCCCACCGGGCGGCCCGCTGAACAACACGTCCTGCGCGCGGTAGTAGAGCAAAGCGGGCAGCAGTTGGCGGTGCAATTTTCGGGGCAGGGTAGCCTGCCTACGGTAACGGCCCTCCCTGCCTAA
- a CDS encoding acetyl-CoA C-acyltransferase, with the protein MQIKEVVIVAAVRTPIGSFGGALASLSATELGAIALKGALDKAGVAGEEVDQVIMGNVISANLGQAPARQAAKKAGLPDTVECTTVNKVCASGTKAIMFGAQAIMLGQSEVVLAGGMESMSNVPYYLDKARFGAKYGHGQMIDGLMKDGLWDPYHDFAMGVAADRTATHYGITREEQDAFAQQSYERSAAAAKAGKKKDEIVPVTISVRGKEVVVEDDEEYTKADFAKFASLKPAFSKDGTVTAANASTLNDGAAAVLLMSREKAEELGVQPLARIRGFADAEQAPEWFTTSPALAIPKALKHAGVHESEVDFYEINEAFSVVSLANNKLLNLEGTKVNPYGGAVSLGHPLGASGARIITTLVNVLHNEGGKIGVAGICNGGGGASSIVVEKL; encoded by the coding sequence ATGCAAATCAAAGAAGTTGTCATTGTAGCGGCGGTGCGCACGCCCATCGGTTCGTTTGGCGGGGCGCTGGCGTCGTTGTCGGCTACGGAGCTGGGCGCCATTGCGCTAAAGGGTGCCCTGGATAAAGCCGGCGTGGCGGGCGAGGAAGTGGATCAGGTGATTATGGGCAACGTTATTTCGGCCAACCTGGGCCAGGCCCCGGCCCGCCAGGCCGCCAAGAAAGCCGGCCTGCCCGATACCGTGGAGTGCACCACCGTCAATAAAGTGTGTGCTTCGGGCACCAAGGCCATCATGTTCGGCGCCCAGGCCATCATGCTGGGGCAGTCGGAAGTGGTGCTGGCCGGGGGCATGGAGAGCATGAGCAACGTGCCCTACTACCTCGACAAAGCCCGCTTCGGCGCCAAATACGGCCACGGCCAGATGATAGATGGCCTGATGAAGGACGGCCTCTGGGACCCTTACCACGACTTCGCCATGGGCGTAGCCGCCGACCGCACCGCCACGCACTACGGCATCACCCGCGAGGAGCAGGACGCCTTTGCCCAGCAGAGCTACGAGCGGAGCGCCGCCGCCGCCAAAGCCGGCAAAAAGAAAGACGAAATCGTACCCGTAACCATTTCGGTGCGCGGCAAGGAAGTGGTAGTGGAGGACGATGAGGAGTACACCAAGGCCGACTTCGCCAAGTTTGCCAGCCTGAAGCCGGCCTTCAGCAAGGATGGGACCGTGACGGCTGCCAACGCCTCTACCCTCAACGACGGCGCCGCGGCCGTGCTGCTCATGAGCCGCGAGAAAGCCGAGGAGCTGGGCGTGCAGCCCCTGGCCCGCATCCGCGGCTTCGCTGATGCCGAGCAGGCGCCGGAGTGGTTTACCACCTCCCCCGCCCTGGCCATTCCGAAGGCCCTGAAGCACGCCGGCGTGCACGAGTCGGAAGTGGATTTCTACGAAATCAACGAAGCATTTTCGGTGGTGTCGTTGGCCAACAACAAGCTGCTGAACCTGGAAGGCACCAAGGTAAACCCCTACGGCGGGGCCGTGAGCCTGGGCCACCCGCTGGGCGCTTCTGGGGCGCGCATCATTACCACGCTGGTGAATGTGCTGCACAATGAAGGCGGCAAAATCGGGGTGGCTGGCATCTGCAACGGCGGGGGCGGCGCCAGCTCCATCGTGGTGGAGAAGCTGTAG
- a CDS encoding glycoside hydrolase family 3 C-terminal domain-containing protein produces the protein MSTPVSTPLPLRCTAILVTLLSGSLLAQAQTATVPQLGKASIKEVLAALTPEEKVKLVVGMGFYPSGFPAGMLPPGDPGDDKVPEKVPGAAGRTHAIPRLGIPSLTLADGPAGVRIDPIRNGDSTKTYYATAFPVATLLASSWDTALVRTVGQAFGREVRAYGIDVLLAPGMNIHRNPLGGRNFEYYSEDPVVTGNLVAAFVNGVESNGVGTSIKHFAVNNQEFNRMKLNSQVSERALREIYLKGFELAVKKAQPWTVMSSYNKVNGTYTSESPDLLTTLLRQEWGFAGLVMTDWYGGLNAAAQLKAGNDLLMPGTAAQTQALLAALRNGQLTTAQLDANVTRVLELVLKSPTFRNLTASSSPPLQANAAVARRGAAESMVLLRNQAQTLPLKAGRTVALFGNTSYNLIAGGTGSGDVNRAYTVSPAQGLAAAGFTVHAPLSQAYSQYLRAEKAKLPKTKGLLDPAPVIAEMPLEAAQVPLYAQAADVAVVTLGRSAGEGGDRQVANDFTLTAAEQTLLKQVATAFHAQGKKVVVVLNVGGVMEVASWRDQADAILLAWQPGQEGGHALADVLSGQVNPSGKLATTFPVAYTDVPYSADFPGRVKSGAAPPASSFQGQDAENTYQEGVYVGYRYFTTFQVRPAYEFGHGLSYTSFTYSPLQLSKPTASGQLTATLTVTNTGRVAGREVVQLYVGAPAERLTKPVRELKAFAKTGVLAPGKSQTLTFRLTAADLASYHTGPAAWVAEAGTYTVQAGASSLDIKQRASFQLPKEIVSEKSRPLLVPQSAIAELPAPRAK, from the coding sequence ATGTCTACTCCGGTTTCAACTCCCCTGCCGCTGCGTTGCACGGCTATTTTGGTAACCCTGCTGAGCGGCAGCCTCCTGGCCCAGGCCCAAACCGCCACCGTCCCCCAACTGGGCAAAGCCAGCATCAAGGAGGTGCTGGCGGCCCTCACGCCCGAAGAGAAAGTGAAGCTGGTGGTGGGCATGGGCTTCTATCCTTCGGGCTTCCCGGCCGGTATGCTGCCCCCAGGTGACCCCGGCGACGATAAAGTGCCCGAAAAAGTACCGGGCGCGGCCGGGCGCACCCACGCCATTCCGCGGCTGGGCATTCCTTCCCTAACCCTAGCCGATGGCCCGGCCGGTGTGCGCATCGACCCCATTCGCAACGGCGACAGCACCAAAACCTACTATGCCACGGCTTTTCCGGTGGCCACGCTGCTGGCCTCCAGCTGGGATACGGCGCTGGTGCGCACCGTGGGGCAAGCGTTTGGCCGGGAGGTGCGCGCCTACGGCATTGACGTGCTGCTGGCTCCCGGCATGAACATTCACCGCAACCCGCTGGGGGGCCGCAACTTCGAGTATTACTCCGAAGACCCCGTAGTGACGGGCAACCTGGTGGCAGCCTTCGTCAACGGCGTCGAATCGAACGGCGTGGGGACTTCTATCAAGCACTTTGCGGTTAATAATCAGGAGTTTAACCGTATGAAGCTAAACTCGCAGGTAAGTGAGCGGGCCCTGCGGGAAATCTACCTGAAAGGCTTCGAGCTGGCCGTGAAGAAGGCCCAGCCCTGGACGGTGATGTCGTCCTATAACAAAGTCAACGGCACGTACACCTCCGAAAGCCCCGACTTGCTCACAACCCTGCTGCGGCAGGAATGGGGATTTGCGGGACTAGTGATGACCGATTGGTACGGCGGCCTGAACGCCGCTGCTCAACTGAAAGCCGGCAACGACCTGCTGATGCCGGGCACTGCCGCCCAAACCCAAGCCTTGCTGGCCGCCCTGCGCAACGGCCAGCTCACCACGGCTCAGCTCGACGCCAACGTGACGCGCGTGCTGGAGCTGGTGTTGAAGTCGCCGACCTTCAGAAACCTAACGGCCTCCAGCTCACCCCCGCTGCAAGCCAATGCAGCAGTGGCGCGGCGCGGCGCCGCGGAAAGCATGGTGCTGCTGCGCAACCAAGCCCAAACGCTGCCTCTGAAAGCGGGTCGTACGGTGGCCTTGTTCGGCAATACCTCTTATAATCTCATTGCCGGCGGCACGGGCAGCGGCGACGTAAACCGGGCCTACACCGTCTCGCCGGCCCAGGGCTTGGCGGCGGCTGGGTTCACGGTACACGCGCCGCTAAGCCAGGCGTACAGCCAGTATCTACGGGCCGAAAAAGCCAAGCTGCCCAAAACGAAAGGTCTGCTAGACCCGGCCCCGGTTATTGCTGAAATGCCCCTGGAAGCGGCCCAAGTGCCGCTCTACGCCCAGGCGGCCGATGTGGCCGTGGTGACGCTGGGCCGGAGCGCGGGTGAGGGCGGCGACCGGCAAGTGGCCAACGACTTCACACTCACGGCCGCCGAGCAGACTTTGCTGAAGCAGGTAGCCACGGCTTTTCACGCCCAGGGCAAGAAGGTGGTCGTGGTGCTCAACGTGGGCGGCGTGATGGAAGTGGCTAGCTGGCGCGACCAAGCCGATGCTATTCTGCTGGCCTGGCAGCCCGGCCAGGAGGGCGGCCATGCGTTGGCCGATGTGCTCAGCGGCCAGGTAAACCCCTCGGGCAAGCTGGCTACCACCTTTCCCGTAGCCTATACCGATGTGCCCTACAGCGCCGATTTTCCGGGGCGGGTAAAGTCAGGAGCGGCTCCACCGGCCAGCTCTTTCCAGGGCCAAGATGCCGAAAACACGTATCAGGAGGGGGTATACGTCGGCTACCGATATTTCACCACTTTTCAGGTGCGGCCCGCCTACGAGTTTGGACACGGCCTGAGCTACACTTCCTTTACCTATAGCCCTTTACAACTCAGCAAGCCTACTGCCAGTGGCCAGCTTACCGCCACGCTCACCGTAACCAACACGGGCCGGGTAGCAGGTCGGGAGGTAGTGCAGTTGTACGTCGGTGCACCAGCCGAGCGGCTGACCAAGCCCGTGCGTGAGTTGAAAGCATTTGCCAAAACGGGCGTGCTGGCTCCCGGCAAGTCCCAAACGCTGACGTTCCGGCTCACGGCCGCCGACTTGGCTTCGTATCATACGGGCCCGGCGGCTTGGGTAGCGGAGGCCGGCACCTATACGGTGCAGGCCGGGGCTTCTTCGCTCGACATCAAACAGCGGGCTTCCTTTCAGCTTCCTAAGGAAATAGTTAGCGAAAAAAGCCGGCCGCTTTTGGTGCCACAAAGTGCCATTGCTGAGCTGCCAGCGCCCCGCGCTAAGTAA
- a CDS encoding toxin-antitoxin system YwqK family antitoxin, translated as MKRVLFVLFLLASMAAQGQQVRRFTTYYDSTNTQKREIYSAVVGADTVMEGPYKRFYRSGKLEAQTRYAAGQRDSSYVEFHPSGQRRLEVTYQQGERQGPFKTYYETGKVAQEGTFENDQPTGLLRYYHPSGEIKLETTLNNGQPAGAIRELYPSGKTKAEVTYQNGQPNGPAKTYFENGKLQSEATYSRGLLAGPYKTYYDNGQVETDVQADRTGRGSYRSYYRSGKLRTEGTYAPATLVGRAIKNPLADDLTAQAKNLAGGTTSLDGPAKSYYESGAVKTLQTYRQGVLVGTQQDFYESGKVQQKIDYSNQGRDRRITTFFEDGFPHQEQQYKNNLPAGTWRTFHPGGKQVQQQETYVNGKLAGEQVSYYPTGTVQSKLPYENGKPNGLGQEFYASGKLKAETTYVKGLKLGPYRQLREDGTAEVTGAFRNGKETGVWTYFGPDGTTVQEKKTFRNGQVVTGPAPTGKPAPKAPVKRK; from the coding sequence ATGAAACGAGTGCTTTTTGTCCTATTTCTTTTGGCGTCGATGGCGGCTCAGGGCCAGCAGGTGCGGCGCTTCACCACCTATTACGATTCCACAAACACCCAGAAGCGGGAAATCTACTCGGCCGTAGTAGGAGCCGATACCGTGATGGAAGGCCCGTACAAGCGGTTTTACCGCTCGGGCAAGCTGGAAGCCCAGACCCGCTACGCCGCCGGCCAGCGCGACTCCAGCTACGTGGAGTTTCACCCCAGCGGACAGCGGCGGCTGGAAGTCACCTACCAGCAGGGCGAGCGGCAGGGACCGTTCAAGACCTACTACGAAACCGGCAAAGTAGCCCAGGAAGGCACCTTTGAAAACGACCAGCCCACGGGCCTGCTGCGCTACTACCACCCCAGCGGGGAAATTAAGCTCGAAACGACCCTGAACAATGGGCAGCCCGCCGGTGCCATCCGGGAGCTGTATCCGTCGGGCAAGACCAAGGCCGAAGTCACCTACCAGAACGGCCAGCCCAACGGCCCGGCCAAAACCTACTTCGAGAACGGCAAGCTCCAGAGCGAAGCCACCTACAGCCGCGGCCTGCTGGCCGGTCCCTACAAAACCTACTACGACAACGGCCAGGTGGAAACCGACGTGCAGGCCGACCGCACCGGCCGGGGCTCCTACCGCAGCTACTACCGCTCAGGCAAGCTGCGCACCGAAGGCACTTATGCGCCGGCCACGCTGGTGGGCCGGGCCATCAAGAACCCCCTGGCCGACGACCTGACCGCCCAGGCCAAAAACCTGGCCGGCGGCACTACCAGCCTCGACGGACCGGCCAAATCGTACTACGAAAGCGGAGCCGTGAAAACCTTGCAAACCTACCGCCAGGGCGTGCTGGTGGGCACGCAGCAGGATTTCTACGAGTCGGGCAAGGTGCAGCAGAAGATTGATTACAGCAACCAGGGCCGCGACCGGCGCATCACCACCTTCTTCGAGGACGGCTTTCCGCACCAGGAGCAGCAATACAAAAACAACCTGCCGGCCGGCACCTGGCGCACCTTCCATCCCGGCGGCAAGCAGGTGCAGCAGCAGGAAACCTACGTGAACGGCAAGCTGGCCGGCGAGCAAGTCAGCTACTACCCCACCGGCACCGTGCAAAGCAAGCTGCCCTACGAAAACGGCAAGCCCAACGGCCTGGGCCAGGAATTCTACGCCTCGGGCAAGCTGAAAGCCGAAACCACCTACGTGAAAGGCCTGAAGCTGGGCCCCTACCGCCAGCTGCGCGAAGACGGCACCGCGGAAGTAACTGGTGCCTTCCGCAACGGCAAGGAAACCGGCGTCTGGACCTATTTCGGCCCCGATGGCACCACAGTGCAGGAAAAAAAGACCTTCCGCAACGGGCAGGTGGTAACCGGCCCCGCCCCCACCGGCAAGCCGGCCCCAAAGGCCCCCGTGAAGCGCAAGTAG
- a CDS encoding sensor histidine kinase: MSLRVKFILFVSLIHAVLIVLAGQVMRTNAPLFVGLELLLLLSIFLTVQLYRGFVRPFHLIAAGTEAIRARDFSMKFVPVGQREMDQLIEVYNHMIDELRKERVTQHEKSYLLESLIQASPAGVLLLGFDGRIEGVNPAAERMLNLPSAALLGQTPAHLPGDWGPALAQLTERQPQVVQLSGMQTYRTHCSHFVDRGFTRYFILVEELTQDLIRQEKQAYEKLIRMMAHEINNSIGAINSLLHSFHYYAPQLQPTDQPDFREALDIAINRNTHLANFTAGFANLVRLPPPQPALTDVHELLRTMERLLHVQAERRRVQWHWQLASGPLLVYLDAQQLEQALLNICKNALEAIGEGGNIWISSRQQPPHIVIENDGPGIPPEVQRRLFTPFFSTKRDGQGIGLTLTRDILLQHGFSFSLQTQDTGRTAFTIHFQ, from the coding sequence ATGTCCTTGCGCGTCAAATTTATCCTGTTCGTCAGTCTCATTCACGCCGTGCTTATCGTGCTGGCTGGGCAGGTGATGCGCACGAATGCGCCGCTGTTTGTGGGGCTGGAGCTACTGCTGCTGCTCAGCATCTTCCTCACCGTGCAGCTGTACCGGGGCTTTGTGCGGCCGTTTCACCTGATTGCGGCCGGCACGGAAGCCATCCGGGCCCGCGACTTCTCCATGAAATTTGTGCCGGTGGGCCAGCGCGAAATGGACCAGCTCATCGAGGTCTACAATCACATGATTGACGAGCTGCGCAAGGAGCGCGTGACCCAGCACGAAAAAAGCTATTTGCTGGAAAGCCTGATTCAGGCCTCGCCGGCCGGGGTGCTGCTACTGGGGTTCGATGGCCGCATCGAAGGCGTAAACCCCGCTGCGGAGCGAATGCTGAATTTGCCTTCGGCGGCCTTGCTGGGGCAGACGCCCGCCCACCTGCCCGGCGACTGGGGCCCGGCGCTGGCCCAGCTAACGGAGCGGCAGCCGCAGGTGGTGCAGCTATCGGGTATGCAGACCTACCGCACCCACTGCTCGCACTTCGTGGACCGGGGCTTCACTCGGTACTTTATCTTGGTGGAGGAGCTGACCCAGGACCTGATTCGGCAGGAAAAGCAAGCCTACGAGAAGCTGATTCGGATGATGGCCCACGAAATCAACAACTCCATTGGGGCCATTAACTCCTTGCTGCACAGCTTCCATTACTACGCGCCCCAACTCCAGCCCACCGACCAGCCCGACTTCCGCGAGGCCCTGGATATAGCCATCAACCGCAATACCCACCTGGCCAACTTCACGGCCGGCTTTGCCAACCTCGTGCGCCTGCCGCCCCCACAGCCTGCCCTCACCGACGTGCACGAGCTGCTGCGAACCATGGAGCGCCTCTTGCACGTGCAGGCCGAGCGGCGGCGCGTGCAGTGGCACTGGCAGCTAGCCTCCGGTCCATTGCTGGTTTACCTTGATGCTCAGCAGCTGGAGCAGGCCCTGCTCAACATCTGCAAAAACGCCCTCGAAGCCATCGGCGAAGGCGGCAACATCTGGATAAGCAGCCGTCAGCAGCCGCCCCACATCGTCATCGAAAACGATGGCCCCGGTATTCCGCCCGAAGTGCAGCGCCGGCTGTTCACACCCTTCTTCAGCACCAAGCGCGACGGCCAAGGCATCGGCCTCACCCTCACCCGCGACATCCTGCTCCAGCACGGCTTTTCCTTCAGCCTGCAAACGCAGGATACTGGCCGCACGGCGTTTACAATCCACTTCCAGTAG
- a CDS encoding sigma-54-dependent transcriptional regulator, which produces MVLIVDDDVAIRTSLSLLLKQAGYATTAVAGPGEALREVQQHRPQLVLMDMNFSLDTSGQDGLRLLAQVKQLAPQLPVLLITGWGSITLAVEGMKAGAAEFVTKPWNNEALLQTIRTILSLPAPEAAAGTGPTRRQLDRQYRFQRIVGQDARLVQVLRSVGQVAATDASVLIEGESGTGKELIAEAVHDNSHRRQQPFVKVNLGGISASLFESEMFGHRRGAFTDAKTDRQGRFELANGGTIFLDEIGELDLGSQVKLLRVLQDRTYEVLGDSKPRRLDIRVICATNRNLAELVQQGLFREDLFYRINLITVRLPALRERPHDIPLLVQHFVDGLRATYHRPALKVSTRALHWLQEQPLPGNIRELKNLVERAVLVSGKDELGPDDFQAQSHPSAARPPAPGALPEPGTITLDELEAQMIRRALEHYGGNISRVAKALGLSRGALYRRLEKYEIPFEE; this is translated from the coding sequence ATGGTCCTGATAGTTGATGATGATGTGGCCATTCGCACCTCCCTGAGTTTGCTGCTTAAGCAGGCCGGCTACGCCACTACGGCCGTGGCCGGGCCTGGGGAAGCCTTGCGGGAGGTGCAGCAACATCGGCCGCAGCTGGTGCTCATGGACATGAATTTCTCCCTGGATACCAGCGGGCAGGACGGCCTGCGCCTGCTGGCCCAGGTGAAGCAGCTGGCCCCGCAGCTCCCCGTGCTTCTCATTACCGGCTGGGGCTCCATCACGCTGGCCGTGGAAGGCATGAAGGCCGGGGCCGCCGAGTTCGTCACCAAGCCCTGGAACAACGAGGCCCTGCTCCAAACTATCCGTACCATCCTGAGCCTGCCCGCGCCTGAAGCGGCGGCCGGTACCGGCCCCACCCGCCGCCAGCTCGACCGGCAGTACCGTTTCCAGCGCATCGTGGGGCAGGATGCGCGCCTGGTGCAGGTGCTGCGCAGCGTGGGCCAGGTGGCCGCCACCGATGCTTCGGTGCTCATTGAGGGTGAGTCGGGCACGGGCAAGGAGCTGATTGCCGAGGCCGTGCACGACAACTCCCACCGCCGCCAGCAGCCGTTTGTGAAGGTGAACCTGGGCGGTATTTCGGCCTCGCTGTTTGAGAGTGAGATGTTTGGGCACCGGCGCGGAGCCTTCACCGATGCCAAAACCGACCGCCAAGGCCGCTTTGAGCTGGCCAACGGCGGCACCATCTTCCTCGACGAAATCGGGGAGCTGGACCTGGGCTCCCAGGTGAAGCTGCTGCGCGTGCTCCAGGACCGCACCTACGAGGTGCTCGGCGACAGTAAGCCCCGCCGCCTCGACATTCGCGTGATTTGCGCCACCAACCGTAACCTGGCCGAGCTGGTGCAGCAGGGCCTCTTCCGCGAAGACCTTTTCTACCGCATCAACCTGATTACCGTGCGCCTGCCCGCCTTGCGTGAGCGGCCCCACGACATCCCGCTGCTGGTGCAGCACTTCGTGGATGGCCTGCGGGCCACTTACCACCGCCCGGCCCTAAAAGTAAGCACCCGCGCCCTGCACTGGTTGCAGGAACAGCCCCTGCCCGGCAACATCCGGGAGCTGAAAAACCTGGTGGAGCGGGCCGTGCTGGTCAGTGGCAAGGACGAGCTAGGCCCCGACGACTTCCAGGCCCAGTCTCACCCCAGCGCCGCCCGCCCCCCGGCGCCCGGTGCCCTGCCTGAGCCCGGCACCATTACCCTCGACGAGCTGGAAGCCCAGATGATTCGCCGGGCCCTGGAGCATTACGGCGGCAACATCAGCCGCGTGGCCAAAGCCCTCGGCCTCAGCCGCGGCGCCCTGTACCGCCGCCTGGAGAAGTACGAAATTCCGTTTGAAGAATAA
- a CDS encoding FtsX-like permease family protein, whose translation MIRHLFTLIWNRRRANILLITEIFLAFVVLFVVGSLLVYHAHNYRTPLGFGYTQVWRINLDPGALPEASRVPTLRQVMARLRAMPEVVAVGRASGNTPFSGSTNGSDVGVGKEGNNIMGSVSGHLVEEDLREVLELPLVAGRWFDKRDDAATVRPAVISRDLGEALFPGQSALGKIVGRNGEELRVVGLIERFRADGDLEEARPAILMRVSPQDTVWGEAPVILLRVRPRADAALERQMNREILNIAKGWSVGITTLSEQRAAQLKRTLTPIVALVIVCLFLVVNVALGLFGVLWQTIQQRRAEIGVRRAMGATAGAISWQIVGEILVVATFGLALGLLVAAQFPLLGVFNVQAGVYGTAMLLAVGMIYLLTALCALYPSRLAAGIHPAVALREE comes from the coding sequence ATGATACGCCACTTATTTACGCTGATCTGGAACCGTCGCCGGGCCAACATTCTGCTCATCACCGAGATTTTTCTGGCCTTCGTGGTCTTGTTTGTGGTGGGGAGCCTATTGGTGTATCACGCGCACAATTACCGCACCCCGTTGGGGTTCGGCTACACGCAGGTATGGCGCATCAACCTCGACCCTGGCGCCCTGCCCGAGGCTAGTCGTGTGCCCACGTTGCGGCAGGTGATGGCGCGGTTGCGGGCCATGCCGGAGGTAGTGGCTGTGGGCCGCGCCTCCGGTAACACGCCCTTTTCGGGTAGTACCAACGGCTCCGATGTGGGCGTAGGCAAGGAGGGCAATAACATCATGGGAAGCGTGAGTGGCCATTTGGTGGAAGAGGACCTGCGCGAGGTTCTGGAGCTGCCGCTGGTGGCAGGCCGCTGGTTTGATAAGCGCGACGATGCCGCTACGGTGCGGCCAGCCGTAATTTCGCGCGACCTGGGCGAGGCCCTGTTTCCGGGGCAGTCGGCACTGGGCAAAATCGTAGGCCGCAATGGTGAGGAATTGCGCGTGGTGGGCCTCATTGAGCGGTTTCGGGCCGATGGCGACCTAGAGGAGGCCCGGCCCGCCATTCTTATGCGGGTGAGTCCGCAGGATACAGTCTGGGGCGAAGCGCCGGTCATTTTGCTGCGGGTGCGGCCCAGGGCCGACGCCGCCTTGGAACGACAGATGAACCGCGAAATCCTGAACATTGCCAAAGGCTGGAGTGTGGGCATCACCACCCTGAGCGAGCAGCGCGCCGCCCAGCTCAAACGCACCCTCACACCCATTGTAGCACTGGTTATTGTCTGCCTGTTTCTGGTTGTCAACGTCGCGCTGGGCTTATTCGGCGTGCTTTGGCAAACTATTCAGCAGCGCCGAGCCGAAATAGGGGTGCGCCGGGCCATGGGTGCTACGGCTGGGGCTATTAGCTGGCAGATTGTGGGCGAAATTTTGGTGGTGGCTACGTTTGGGCTGGCGCTGGGGCTGCTGGTGGCGGCGCAGTTTCCGCTGCTGGGCGTGTTCAACGTGCAGGCCGGCGTGTACGGCACGGCCATGCTGCTGGCAGTAGGAATGATTTACCTGCTCACGGCCCTCTGCGCCTTGTACCCGAGCCGGCTGGCGGCCGGCATTCACCCCGCCGTGGCCCTGCGCGAGGAGTAG
- a CDS encoding ABC transporter permease produces MLLSYLKIAWKVLLRRKFFTFISLFGISFTLMILLVVYAMYDHTVGPHTPEKRVDRLLFTSTISIWSPNTSNISSPSYSFLERYIRPLRTPEKVSISTGRGSVVTYVGNTKLKLDQKYTDAEFWQVLDFEFIEGRPYSLAEVAAAARVLVINESTARNCFGTARGVLGRAFVTDDNMHYRVVGVVRDVPAARTYTYAEVWMPITTSTEDIHNAEYMGSCMAIMLARRPEDVPAIQREFAQAVARAPLPTNVYKWVKEVRLYAGTLLATVVREELDEYGPNDGVARFQQLGAGLALLFMLLPALNLVNINISRILDRSSEIGVRKAFGATGGALIGQFLVENVFLTLLGGLLGLALAAGALHLLNFSGLIAYTQFGINGRVFGVALTAILFFGLLSGVYPAYKMSRLNPVKALKGDQNAL; encoded by the coding sequence ATGCTTCTTTCCTACCTCAAAATAGCCTGGAAGGTCTTGCTGCGGCGCAAGTTCTTCACCTTTATCAGCCTGTTCGGCATCTCCTTCACGCTGATGATATTGCTGGTGGTGTATGCCATGTACGACCATACCGTGGGGCCGCACACGCCCGAAAAGCGGGTAGACCGGTTGCTGTTTACCAGCACCATATCCATCTGGTCGCCAAATACAAGCAACATTTCCAGTCCTAGCTACTCATTTCTGGAACGCTATATCCGGCCGCTGCGCACCCCCGAAAAAGTATCTATCAGCACCGGCCGAGGCTCTGTGGTGACCTATGTGGGCAACACTAAGCTTAAACTCGATCAGAAATACACTGATGCGGAGTTCTGGCAAGTGCTGGACTTTGAATTTATCGAAGGCCGGCCGTATTCGCTAGCCGAGGTGGCGGCGGCGGCCCGGGTACTTGTCATCAACGAGAGCACGGCCCGCAATTGCTTCGGCACGGCGCGCGGGGTGCTAGGCCGCGCCTTCGTCACGGATGACAACATGCACTACCGTGTGGTGGGCGTGGTGCGCGACGTACCTGCCGCCCGCACCTACACTTACGCCGAGGTTTGGATGCCTATCACAACAAGCACCGAGGACATTCACAACGCGGAGTACATGGGGTCGTGCATGGCCATTATGCTGGCCCGCCGCCCCGAGGATGTGCCGGCCATTCAGCGTGAATTCGCCCAGGCCGTGGCCCGCGCGCCCTTGCCTACCAACGTATATAAATGGGTGAAGGAAGTACGCCTCTACGCCGGTACTCTGCTGGCCACCGTGGTGCGCGAAGAGCTGGACGAATATGGCCCTAACGACGGCGTGGCGCGGTTCCAGCAGCTGGGGGCGGGGTTGGCTCTGCTCTTTATGCTGCTGCCAGCCTTGAACCTGGTCAACATCAATATCAGCCGCATTCTTGACCGCAGCTCCGAGATTGGGGTGCGCAAAGCCTTTGGGGCCACGGGCGGGGCGCTTATTGGGCAGTTTCTGGTCGAGAATGTGTTTCTGACTTTGCTCGGCGGCCTGCTAGGACTGGCGCTGGCGGCAGGCGCCCTGCACTTACTGAATTTCAGTGGGCTGATTGCCTACACTCAGTTCGGTATCAACGGCCGCGTGTTTGGGGTGGCGCTGACGGCCATCCTTTTTTTCGGGCTGCTGTCGGGCGTGTACCCCGCGTATAAAATGTCGAGACTCAATCCTGTAAAAGCCCTGAAGGGCGACCAGAACGCCTTATGA